tccaaaacaGAACATTTACAAATACTTTATTCAGATGCAATGttttcataaattaaaaaaaattcgcAACAGAGCGACTAAATTAAAAGGAAATAATCGGCAACTAATGAGAAGCTACACATTCTGTGTTTAATAATACCTGCAACCTTTCAACGACACTTATTATAGGACAGACTGCAATCATCATCTCCTTCagtcctttcaattcttcaatacCCCTTATATTCTGCAGCTTCGGACAACCCCCAATGAAGATTCTCTTCAACTCCTTCAATTCTTTAAAACAAATTACACCCTCCAGCTGTGGACAGTCCTCAATCCAGATTCTTCTCAACCCCTTCAATTCTTCAATAGCTTTTATACTCTTCAGCTTTGGACAATAAGCAATCCATATCCTCTCCAGTCCCTTCAATCTTTCAATTGCTGATATATCCTGTAGATCCCGACAGCGGCTAATATAGATCCTCTTGAGACAACTGACATGCCCAAAATTTGGCAACTCTGTCATAGTCTTGCATAATTTTATGTGGACCATTTCAAGTTCTGGCATATAATTGCTCAACACTTTTGTCAACTTTTCACAGTCGAACAGCAGAAGACATTCCAGTGTGGTTACCCCTGTTAAATCTACTTCACTTAGATCTGTCATAGAACAAAGCTTAAGAGATTTCAAGGTGGGACAGAACTGTCCATGAATTGAGACCTTCCTTGTGTCCCCTACCTCACACAGAGATATGGCTTCAAGGCTTCTCATACAAAACCGATCATCAGTTGTCTCTCCCCTGTTGCTTAAAGCAATATCCCCTTCTACAGCAGCAAACGATGCCAGCTTTAAAGTTTTCAGATTGGTGAGTTCTCTTACAGATTTCAGCAACAAATTCCATTCGATATTCAAGTTTGAGAAAAGAGTTTTAAATTTTAGGTGCAAATTCTCCAGATGTTTGAGCGTTCCGAAAGAACTCACTAGTTCGTTTAAATGTGTCATAAGCACATCATGATTGAAGCTTAAATATATCGGAGGATAAAAGTTGCAGTATAGCTCTTTCAACTTGACTGGAACCTGGAATATACAATCAATTTGTTTCAAACTGTTGTATTTTAATGATAAAAAGCTTCCAAGAGCGAACTAATTCCTGATGCTAACAAAATTAAATTTTTCATGAAAAGAAAGCTTTTACCTGGTCATCCCTTTGCCTCAATATCGTAGGTAATACTCTTTGAAGACTTAAAGTGTGCAAATTCTGTAGAGGAATCCATTCAGGAATAGTTAATACTCTTTGACGACTTAAAGAGTACATAGGCTCAAGTTGAAGGCATTGTAAAGAAGTTGATGCCTTTGAACTCCCCAGAAAATATGTTATATCAAGAGCTTCAGCACGTATAAGGTCACGCGCGAAACATCTGAAACTTTTTCCTTTGGAGTCAGGATGGGTGTCTTGGATTCCCTCGAATTCGCTAATATCAATCTGAATTCAAATTTCTTTGCAGTTAGAAAATTGTCATTCTAAGTTATTCGTAAATGTTGTATCAGTTTAAAAAAATAAACCATTTTCAACTAGGAGCATGAATTAAGACCACAAAGAAAACATACACGATCTTCAGGACGCCACAGCCGACGAGGATGGCTCGTTTCATTATCTGCCATTTCTCTCCCTAAGTCACGGAGGTGGTCATGCATTCTCAATTTAAATCCTGGCTCATAATGGCATTTCGAATAGTCCTTCATTTCTAAACAAGTTTCCACTTCAACAAGGCATCTGTCCTTGAGAGTCTGAAGTCCATGTTCAGCTCTCCACCCTGAAGCCCTCCATATACTTTTGGCCCTGTTCACATCTTCCCCTATGAAAAAGCATGCTACATCCATAAATATCTGTTTCTCATCCTCTTCCAGAGCATCATAGCTTATCTTAAGCTTATGTTTTATGTCTTTGTGTACTCTTGCCTCCTTAGCAACATTTAATTGTAACTTCCAATAAGCTTTGTCACTGCCAAAAACATGCCCGCCCATTACTTGAAGAGCAAGTGGTAATCCTCCACACACTTTGACAAAGCTGTCTACCAAATTATCAAATTCACTTTTACAAGATTTTCTATGAAACGCATGCCAGCAGAAGAGCTCTCTGCTATGCTGTTGATTCATTTCCATCATCTTATAACGGACTCTGACTCCGGCCTTTATAAGAAGCCTCTCGTCCCGGGTTGTGACAATCACCAAACTATTGTGATTGAGAGCATCTGTGGGCAATAGGGCATCTAACTGAGTCTGATGATCAACATCGTCTAGAAGCACAAGGAACTTTAATTCTGAGCTTTTTTGAAGGTAATCCTTGATAACAGCAATTCCATCTTCTGTACTACGAAATTTATGCTGATTCCTTTTTCCTTCCAaatcattatgatgatttatttccCCTCCCAGATCATTGATAAGCTTACTTTGCAGAGAAGTCAGTTTACCTTTGACATGGTTTTCCCGCACATCAAACAAACTAGTTGATCCACTAAATTCTGAATGTTTGTGATTGAACAAATATTTGGCGAGAGTGGTCTTGCCAGACCCTCCCATTCCAAAGATGCCAATTATTTTATCTCTCATCTGTCCATTTCTCTGGCAATGGCTGTAGAAATCTTTCACAAGCTCATCAAGTCCTACCTCATATTTTGCAACTTGGAAAAGAATTTTTCTCTTTTGCTTTTCCTTAACCACGGCAGACACGACATCATCACACAGCTTCTTCAGATCACTGAATATaggaaaagcaaaaacaaaaatgtaattaaaATGGGGTTGTTAGTAATtgagatttttttttcaattataaatttaaaaacttTTTATTGAAGGAAATGTCTATACGCCGGAGTATAATACAACATAAGAAACTGGACTGTCTTGATATTGGAGACTTAGAATTTCATTTGAGAGGAAATTGGAGAATAGAAGTCTTGATGATTTTTGTAAGCACAAAGACATTTGTCAAAATGTAATACCTTCTAGTGTAACTGGGTTAAGAGGCAATTGAAGCCTAACCTAAGCAGGAGAGTACGCGAGTGTCTTTAGGTGCAAGAGGATATTGTGAGAGAACTTTTGGTGTAGGTTAAAAGCTTGGATGATATAATCAGGTGATTAATGTTTGGTGTCATCAATAAAGCTATCCTACAATGAgaagcagacccagagatgtagctcATATTGAGCGAACTCCGTTATCAAGCTTGTGATCTCTCTTCTTTTCTTACGTCTtataattctctcttattctttccatttttgttttaATTCCTTCATtaagttttaattgtgaaattgAAGTAATTAGTTAATGTCATAAAGTTATAGCTGATTAAGTGAACCTAACTCTGTATTTCAATGGTTAAAAGACATAGCCACACAATTCCGTTTGCAATCGAGATACATCTGTAATTTGAATTAAGCATAATTTAATTTGTAAGCTTTGATTACATATCAAGTTGGTGTTAGAGTAGTATAACAAAAAAACTTGCAAGTGGTGGATGTTAACCAGGTTGAAATTAAAGCAAGGAGAAGGTGCACTTGAAGAGTTTAATCCAGAGATCATATCAAGACAACATACTCGAAGATCAACCATGGCACAACCGGAAGAAGGAAAATTTGTTAATCCTGAACTCATTGAGAATAAAAAACAATTTTGTAAAGCGTTCCTATACATGAAGATGATGGTTGAAGAGTTGTAGAAGGAcatgaagaggaaaaaggaaggcaaggaaagaaagaaggaggaaggtgaatcctctacaaaagatgacaaatgtaaaGGAGTAGGAGGTGGTAGTGACCCTCTTGAACCTCCATCTCcatcctcttcatcttcttcatctacttgtttttcaaagaagcaACAACCTGTGAAACTAGAATCTAATTCACCTTTGTTAAAGCTTCATGTTAAATTTGAATTGCCAACGTATAATGGAGAAGTGAATGCAGAGAAACTTGATGATTGGATAAAACAACTTGAAGTTTATTGCAGGATCCAGAGGTTTACCGATGATGCTTCGAAGATCCAAATAGCCACTCTTCGCCTAGGAGGCACAACCTTAATTTGGGTGGGAGAGCAGAACTTAGGAAGATCTTAGTCGAGTGTCTTTAGGTGCAAGAGGAGTCTATAAGAGAACTTTTGGTGCAGGTTAAAAGCTTGGATGATGTAATAAGGCGATTAATGCTTGGTGTCATCAATAAAGCAGCCCTACTTTGAGAAGCGGACCCGGAGATGTAGCTCATATTGAGCGAACTCCATTATCAAGCTCgtgatctctcttcttctcttctgtcTTATAATTCTTTCTTattctttccatttttgttttaATTACTTTGTTAGGTTCTAATTGTGAAATTGAAGTAATAAGTTAATGTCATAAAGTTGTAGATGATTAAGTTAACCTAACTCTGTATTTCAACAGTTAAAAGACATAGTCACGCAATTCTATTTGCAATTGAGATAAATCTCTAATTTGAATTAAGCACAATTTAATTTGTAATCTTCAATTACAGATAATGCTTGTAGGAAACTGAAGATATTTCCATTTGATCCTTTAATTGTAAAAAACTTCCAACCAGAAATCCCAATGCAAGATTCGGGTTTCTAAAAGGGATGGATGGGAAGTCTATAAAGatgaagatataggaagtgatatatatagaGAGGCATAAATATGTAGCTTTGAGAGattaggagagatggagtgaataagagagaaaGATAGACAatgagatatagataaagggagagggagatatggGAGGATTAAGATGAAGGGTGCAAGAGTGAGAGATAAAGCAGGTCATATAGACAAGCGAtagtgagagggagagatagagggggcaaagtgataaagagatagatatagagatagggagggagtaAAAAGAGTGTGTGTGAGACAGAGTGAGAGATATAGACTTAAAGATAGGGAAGGGGAAGGATATGAAGATAAAGAGGGGggatatataaatagatagagagacaGGGAGAGAAATATAGAGTACAGAGAattagagagagatggaaagatagCTCAGCTAAACACCAAGCAGACTCTGCATATCGCGGCGACAAGATGGCTATGTGTATTGTGGCAGAGGATATGGCATTCTTTATGGCAGAAGGAAAATAATCTCCCAGTTCAGTCTCTGGAGCATCTACATATCTCCGGATCCCAGCTTGTTGTAGAGAATTATAAAGCGGCAGAGCCAGATCTGTTTTAGTGTCTGGGCCTCGATGGTTAATGAACACATCATACTGTTTTGCAGTCAAAGAAGATTTGATCTTTTTGTTGGGAGGTTCAAGTATCAAAAATGGATCGCGTTCCTCTTCTCCTCGACCAGATGTCGAAGTGGAAGCCATTGACAGAAAATTGATAGTCTGGATATGCTACAAACCCTCCACAGTCGAAAACAAAGGAATTGAGCAGTTGAAGAGGTAAAGGAGTATGGGGATAGAAATAGCCCATAAAGTATTGACCGAGTAGAGAAAAAATTGGTAAGTTGTTTCCACGTTGTTTCCCGGCAAGTTTCCCTGATATTATATTTAATCACATTTTATGGGATCTATAGGATTGCAAATGTTTATTGATAAATATCattcattttcaaaattttaattaaaagttgAAAGATCATTTAATAGTTCATTAACTAACAtgcatatattaaataataatatatatatatatatatatatatatatatatatatatatataatacactaACAATTATCCTTGTTAAGATACCTATTGTGtcttagaaattgatggaaatgcACCTCAAGAAGAATACCTCtcacaatacacacacacacacatgattaatTAAATGGAATAGTGTCAAACTATAATTCTCCATCTAAAAGATAGAGGCAAACAGGGCTTTAGGGTGTATATGTCCCTCCCCCTTGATGACATCCTCAAAATAAAGGTCAAGACCCTCCCCCTAGGGGAGTCCTCTCCGTAAGGTGTTGGGTTATCCATACTAGTGCATGCGTGTGTGTGTAACATAGAGCAACatgtaatatattaaatataacaatataatatcattaatctttaatgaaatatattaactattatattatattattattataaaaaatatttaataatattatatttgataaacttataaggcactgagagggggggggtgaatcggtgcaaGCAAAAACCTTATAAATCCAATTACACCTTTTATccactttaaaatcaataggcatgcaagaaatacaaccacataagaaaacatccaatAGAGCATGCAACACATAACAAAATaacttttcacgtggaaacccaaatgggaaaaaccacggtgggaattagtacccacaaagatcaactatctacCAAATAGAGATCTAACTGGTTATGGTCATACAATTGCTTTGTTAGGAGCACACCTGGTTAAGAGTGTCTTAGCTCgattaagagctattacaataaggcttgttaggagctacccaagttactgagatttgaaaacacaagttaatgtgccaccctgttaaaggatttaaccTTCAAACCTATGAGGATCCTACCACACCTTGTAAGGAgtgacctggttagagg
This genomic stretch from Cryptomeria japonica chromosome 8, Sugi_1.0, whole genome shotgun sequence harbors:
- the LOC131028265 gene encoding disease resistance protein RUN1-like gives rise to the protein MRDKIIGIFGMGGSGKTTLAKYLFNHKHSEFSGSTSLFDVRENHVKGKLTSLQSKLINDLGGEINHHNDLEGKRNQHKFRSTEDGIAVIKDYLQKSSELKFLVLLDDVDHQTQLDALLPTDALNHNSLVIVTTRDERLLIKAGVRVRYKMMEMNQQHSRELFCWHAFHRKSCKSEFDNLVDSFVKVCGGLPLALQVMGGHVFGSDKAYWKLQLNVAKEARVHKDIKHKLKISYDALEEDEKQIFMDVACFFIGEDVNRAKSIWRASGWRAEHGLQTLKDRCLVEVETCLEMKDYSKCHYEPGFKLRMHDHLRDLGREMADNETSHPRRLWRPEDRIDISEFEGIQDTHPDSKGKSFRCFARDLIRAEALDITYFLGSSKASTSLQCLQLEPMYSLSRQRVLTIPEWIPLQNLHTLSLQRVLPTILRQRDDQVPVKLKELYCNFYPPIYLSFNHDVLMTHLNELVSSFGTLKHLENLHLKFKTLFSNLNIEWNLLLKSVRELTNLKTLKLASFAAVEGDIALSNRGETTDDRFCMRSLEAISLCEVGDTRKVSIHGQFCPTLKSLKLCSMTDLSEVDLTGVTTLECLLLFDCEKLTKVLSNYMPELEMVHIKLCKTMTELPNFGHVSCLKRIYISRCRDLQDISAIERLKGLERIWIAYCPKLKSIKAIEELKGLRRIWIEDCPQLEGVICFKELKELKRIFIGGCPKLQNIRGIEELKGLKEMMIAVCPIISVVERLQRLPSELTILAGRWTPDWEGLESKWTSLMSDLKKLGTHCFCEINFLCREKVEETIHSFHKTQHSLSRIIFCALVSEHVYIGSEILIRRKLVGDGAFFSFRDGGWTICTCVVNEERLSKYDSWMPQISVPKKGFIMGVEAGEERKTIHILQTIFAQQYVNNGEYCDRVKIGYVYWPNKDQEEDDGV